The window GCCAGTGGGCAGGTCAAGGGTCATCAGACTGTCGATGGTCTTCTTGGTGGGGTTCATGATGTCCACCAGACGGTTATGGGTGCGGATCTCGAAGTGCTCGCGGCTGTCCTTGTGCTTGAACGGCCCGCGCAGCACGGTAAAGCGGCGGATGCGGGTGGGGAGCGGCACGGGGCCACTCACGTCCGCCCCGGTGCGCCGGACCGTGTCCACGATCTTGGAGGCGGACTGGTCCAGCGCCTTGTGGTCGAAACCACGCAGTTTGATACGGATCTTCGGGGCAACCATTGTCTTTACTCCAGGACCTTGGTGACGACGCCGGCGCCGACGGTGCGTCCGCCTTCACGGATGGCGAAGCGCAGGCCTTCTTCCATGGCGATGGGCTTGATCAGGTCCACCGTGAAGGTCACGTTGTCCCCGGGCATCACCATCTCCACGCCCTCTTGCAGCTCCACCACGCCCGTCACATCCGTCGTGCGGAAGTAGAACTGAGGACGGTACCCGCCGAAGAAAGCGCTGTGACGTCCACCCTCGTCCTTGCTCAGCACATACACGCTGGCCTCGAACTTGGTGTGCGGCTTGATGCTGCCCGGCTTGGCCAGCACCTGTCCGCGCTCCACGTCGTCGCGAGCGACGCCGCGCAGCAGCAC is drawn from Deinococcus terrestris and contains these coding sequences:
- the rpsJ gene encoding 30S ribosomal protein S10 — translated: MVAPKIRIKLRGFDHKALDQSASKIVDTVRRTGADVSGPVPLPTRIRRFTVLRGPFKHKDSREHFEIRTHNRLVDIMNPTKKTIDSLMTLDLPTGVDIEIKTVGGRA
- a CDS encoding EF-Tu C-terminal domain-related protein, which gives rise to VLLRGVARDDVERGQVLAKPGSIKPHTKFEASVYVLSKDEGGRHSAFFGGYRPQFYFRTTDVTGVVELQEGVEMVMPGDNVTFTVDLIKPIAMEEGLRFAIREGGRTVGAGVVTKVLE